TGTCGGTGATGACCTGGTGACCTAGAAAGCGGGAGATCCGAGCCAGGGAATCGCCTATAATTGTCGAACGGATATGGCCGACGTGCATGGGCTTGGCCACATTGGGAGCCGAAAAGTCAATGACGATGGTTTTTGGGGAAGCTGTTGCTTCTACACCGAGGCGGTCATCCGCCAACATGTCCAAAACTCCGGAAGCGAAGAATTCGGGGCGAATTTTGAAATTGATGAAACCCGGACCGGCGATATCCGTGGTACAGATATCCTGATTGCCGATTTCATCGACAATCTGCTGTGCCAGGGCGCGCGGATTCGTGCGGGCCTGTTTGGCGAGCACCATGGCTGCATTGCTTTGGTAGTCTCCGAAACGCAAGTCGGCGGCTGCGGTGACGGTCGGTTGGAAGCCGGCGGGGATCTTGTCGCCGAGAACTGTGACCAAGGCATCCGTCAATTTCTTTTCAAGTAAAGCTGGTATCGTCATGTCTTGGTTCTGATGGACTACGAATATGGCCTTCGAGTCAAGGGGCAACTCGTGTAAGACGGAATTTTCTTACAGCCAAAGGCTCTCTCTCTGCTTTTTCATTTCTGTGAAAATCAGTTGGGACGAAGCCCATGTCGTCTAAATCAACCAGGTTCATTCATTTCAACTTGACAAAAAGCCTCAATCCGTGCTTACTCACGTGGCAAACCTTCCAAGGCCGGCTTGGCGGAATGGTAGACGCGCTCGACTCAAAATCGAGTTCCAAAAGAGTGTGGGTTCGAGTCCCACAGCCGGTACCAATTTCTTTTTTTAAAACACTGGCTTTCTATGAGTTGGTGTTTTTTTAGGTAAAAAATCTGAAGCTAAAGAGGGTAGCTCAACACCAAAACCGGCGGGGAACGATGAAAATTGTCTGTTTGATTGAGAATACATCTACCCGGGATGGACTACAGTGTGAATTTGGTCTTAGTTTCTATGTGGAAACCGAGTCGCGTAAAGTTTTATTCGACATGGGGCTCGGAACAGGGGCTCTGGAAAATGCCAGGCGTTTGGGAATTGATCTATCGTCCGTAGATGTGGCAATCCTTTCCCATGGACATTACGATCACGGAGGTGGACTCCGTGCTTTTCTGGAAGTCAATGACAACGCTCCCGTTTATGTTCAGGAAGAAGCGTTCGGCGATCATTATTCCAGAACACAACAAGGTTATGCCTACATCGGGCTTGATAAAAATCTGGAAGCCGATTCCCGCGTGATTAAACTCCGTGGAGATTACATGCTGGATGGTGAACTCAGGCTTTTTACCGATGGCCGTGGCAGGAAGGAATGGATCCCCGAAACGAATGCTACACTGCTTGTGCGCCGGGAGGAGGGAGGTTATGTACGGGACAATTTTCCTCACGAACAGAATCTTCTGATTTCATCCGGTGGAAGCCATGTGCTTTTGACAGGTTGTTCTCACGGCGGTATTGTCAATATCATGGAACAATGTGAGCGTGTAACGGGCATTATCCCGAAAACTGTGATCGGAGGCTTCCATTTGTACAACCCCCGGACGGGCAAGAGTGCCGACATATCCCTCTTGCGGGATTTGTCCGTCCAACTGTCACGCTGGCCTTCCACATACTATACCTGTCATTGCACAGGCCAAGAGGCGTACGAATCTCTATGCTCCCTCATGCCCAACAGGATTCGCTACATCAGTACCGGCGATGAACTGGTTTTGTAAATGAATTTCTGTTAATAGACGGCTTCCATATAGGCAACAAGGAAACAGGGGAGTGTCCTGTCTGTGACTGGAGGGGGAGTTCAGCGAAAACCGTTGGGATAGGTTAGATGGACGGGCTGGTGTTGACCATGTTGCGGTATCGCATGGGGCGGTAGCCGAGGGATTGGAGGTAAGAGGTATTGAGAGAGTGTTCGGCGCATTTCCAGACGGGCAGGGGGCCGGCTTCGCGGGCTGTGAAGCCGGAGTGGTCTTTGGTGTCCCAGGCAATAAACATGAGAACGTGTTGGCCGGGGATGATCAGGATGTCGCCGGGTTGCAGCTCTTCCCATGAGGAGAGGGGATTACAGAGCTTGGGGAGTTCCCGGGTGGAATAAGGGCGGTCCAGTCTCCAGCAGCGTGAGATGAAACCGGAACAATCAATGCCGGCGGCAAAGCGGCTGACGGCATTGTCTCCGGCTTTCTGTTTGTCAGCAGTACCCATGTCTCCTGCAGCGGTGGGAATGCTGCCGGAGGGAACAGATTGGGTCAGTCGTTCGGCAAATTGGCGGGGGGTGTCAAAGCCTCCCCATTTGTACGGCATTCCCCGGGAGAGGGTACCGGGGCGCCACCAGCTACCCCGGAGAGGATTGGGTGAGACGGCATCAGGTGTGTCGATGCGGATGCCATCAGGATCCAGTCCATGGCGGATGTTGTCGGCCTTTCCTTTCCATGTCATTTCCGTGTAAGCACTGCTGATAGCGAGGGATTCAGATCTGGTGACGAAGCTATACGGTCCGGGGATGTCTCGGGTGCAAGGACTGCATGCTACCAACAAACAGGCAAGAATGCCGCAAATGAGAGGAATGCGGAGAGACATGGATTTTGAGAAAAAATGGATGCGGCAAGGGCACTTATGACCGGGTTGGCGCGGATGGGTTAACGGAGAATTTCAATCCCGGAAATTCACGAACTTTGATGATGCCCGTTTTATCGCTCCACTGGATGGGAACGAAAGTGAACATCCACCGGCGTGCCGAGTTGTTGACGGGGCTTTTGACAAGAACGGTATTCCAGCCCTTGTTGAGACGGATGTCGACGGGTTTTCGGATGTAGTAGTTTTCATCCTTCACAGCTCCATTGTTACCGGGCTTTTGCCATTTGGGAGGAGCTATTTCCTGACCGTTGACCCAGAATTGAGGGTCGCAATGGAACCATTTGCCAGGGACGCTGACGGGGCCGTTTCGCCAGTCGGAGGACGCCCATGTCTGGCCGCTGATCCAGAAGGGAACGCTTTGCGTTTTGGGGGAATAGATATAGGTGAGGGCGTACCATGTACTGTTTTTATGGGGGAAAGCTCCCATTTTGCCACCGTTGAAGAGCGTGGGGAAGTCACAGTAATGCTTGAAGATGAGAGTACCCCCCGAGTAGGTTTCCGGGTCCCATGAGTAGGTTTTGCCCTGGAAAGAGTAGGAAGATGCCGCTTTGCCGGTTTTGATGATTTGTTCGGGAGGGAAGACGGTGGCTGTTTTTCCTTCGTTGGGGAATGGACCGATTAGTTTCCAGGGAATGTTGGCTTGCCGGACATAGGGAAAGTAGCGTTTGGTGAAAAAGCGGTCCCGGATGGCGAGGATGCGGTTTTCATATTCAGAGAAGCCCTGAAGCAATGGATCTCCCTGAACGGGGAGGTTGGAGAAGTATTTCATGTATTCGTCAGAGTTCGGGTTACCCTGAACGGGCTGGTGAGGGTTGTTCCAGAGAGGTTCGCTGACAAAGGCAATGCCGGAATAAATGGGAGAGACGGATTCCTGGGTCAGGGGATCTTCGATCGGAAGATCCGGCCACGAACAGAGGAACATGCCCAGGCCGTTGGCTTCCTGGAATGGGCACGGCCGACGAAAGTAGAGTGTCATGGCTGCCTCGAATGGGTCGATGTGGTTCAGGTAGGTTTCCAGGGAATCGATGTACGAGGCTCCTTTGGTGGGCCAGGCTCCGCGGGCCTGGCGCCCGGACCAGAGTTGCTGGACGGCTCCGTTGTAGCCTTTTGGTGAGAGACCGGGTTGCCAACGGATGGGGGTGGCTCCCAGCTTTTCGACGAATTGAAAATATTGCTTGAGCGTGTTGTCGTCTACGTGTGTTTCCTTTTCCCTGGCTTCGTCGGTACCGATATGGATGTAGGGGAGATGGCCTTTGGGTACGAGGTTGTACATTTCCTCGATAAGTTTGCCGAGGGTTTCTGTGGCACGGGGATCGTTCATGGATTCGATACCCATGGCTTTGCGGAAACAACGCGAGTGGCCCGGCATGTCCATTTCCGGAACGAGCGTGATGTTGCGTTGGCGGCAGTAATTGACCAGATCGCGGAAGTCGTCTTGGGAATAGAATTCTCCGGGTCGGCGAGTGAAGTTTTTTGGGTCGTTTAGTTGGGGAAACAATTTGCTTTCCAGTCTCCACCCTTCATTTTCCGTGAAGTGGAAGTGGTATACGTTGAGCTTCATGTCGGCCATGGAGTCGATGACTCGCTTGATCATGGGAACGGGCATGAAATTGCGCCCTACATCGTTGGTAAACCCGCGGATGGGGAAGTCCGGCCAGTCGGAGATGGAACAAAGAGCCAGGGTTGTTTTTCCATTGCGCCGGATGATGAGCTGTTCCAGGGTTTTCATGCCGTAAAAGAACCCTCGGACATGGGTGGCCCTGATGGAGATCCCTTGTTCCGTAGCCTGGACATGGTAGGCTTCTTCCGCTATTTCAGGGGATCTCATATGCTCCCGTAGTTTATCGGACCATGTTTTTTCCCGGACGAAGGTGATGCGAAAGGAGGCCTCCGGGGTGACGGTAACGTTGTGTTTGCGAAGGAATGATGTTAATTCCCCCTCGATCAATTTCTGCCGGGATTTGTCATCGGTACCGGTGGCCGGGGGAAGGTCGATACGGACGGCTGACAGTGGGATGGCTTTGCCCCGCCAGGTTAATTCCTGTGGTTTGGGGACGAGGGGGGGAGCCGCATCGGGATACAGGCGGTAGTTGGCACCGTTGGCGGGATATTCCGGGGATGTGTCGGCGGCTATGCCAGTCCATGCCGCAAGGCAGCATAGCCCCGTTGAGAGCAGGAATGAAGTGATCGTGTTCATGGGAGTCTTGAGGAAAGAAGCAACGCTTGTTCCAAAGTTACTCAAATGAAAATATCACTTCCTGCAAATTACACAAGATCCCGGCGTTATGTAATGCCTGAATGTCACCGATTTTTAACGGACACATTGAAGTTTGATCCCCCATCCATCGGGATATTGGCCAACCCGACCGAAGCGTCCGGCTTTTAACAGAACGGTGTTATTTCCCTTTTTAAGAGTGACGGGAATAAGGTCCGCCCCTTGATATTCGACATCATTCGGTTGTTGGATGGTGTGGATTTTCCTGCCGTTGAACCATATTTCGCATGCATCTTTGGCGTTGACGGCGAGGTAGGCGGAACCTTCGCTGTCTGACTTGATGGAAGCGCGGGCGTAGGCCAGTTTGCCGTTGCCCCCCAGGAGGCGATCCATGTTGACCAGTCCGGAGGGTTCCGGTGCGATATCTTTCCAGCTTGTCGTTTCTCCGGTTTCCGGTGAGTAAATTTGGTCTTGGATCGGTTTGCGGATGTCGTACGGATAGGCGGGGGAAAGCTGCCAGTCCGAGACGGGCAGGAGTGTCCGGTTGACGCATTCGGGGAAGTGAGTCAGACGCAGCCGTGTAGCTCCGTAGGGGGTGAGGGTGATTGTTTCTTCCTTGCCGTCCGTCGTATAGGCGATGGGGATCAACGGGGTGAAGCGGTTTCCTTCCAATTTCCAGCCGGGGATGCGCTGGACGGGCACCTGAAGGGCGGGAGCCCCGTCCCCTCCGTCAAAGGGGTAGGCATCATTCTTTTTGGGAAGAACCCGGACGCGTTCACGGAAGTTCGATTCATCCAGAGCGAGAGCGTAATTCCATGGAGCGGCCGCTTTCAATGAGAGAGTAGGGAACTGAGAATTGCCGGTTTCTCTGGAGTTGATGTCGACTTGCTCAGGAATGGCGTAGGAATAGAGCAGGGGACCGCGCTCCAGACTTAGAGAATTTTGATAGCGATTGAGGTGCAGGGGCATGGGGAATCGCAGAGTGACGACATCTCCATTCTTGAAGGTACGGTTCAGCTGGGCAAAGGAGCCGGAGCGGAAGTCGCCTGTGACGGTTTGTCCGTTGACGGCTATTTCCGGGCTGGCACACCAGGCCGGGATGCGGAAACGGAAGGGAACGGTCGTTTGTTCATCCGTTTCGAATTTGAACTCAACGGTGTCCGAGAAGGGGTAGTCCGTTTTTTCATGAACAGTGACCGTCCGTCCGCTTTGGCCGAGAGGGCCGGAGATCGTGGAGGGACCATACAGGACGGCGGTGAGAATACCGTCGGAATCGGTCATCCACATGCGGGAAGCGAAGTTGGGCATCAGCCTGTGGACATTGCCGGGACAACATGCCGGTTCATGGTGGGGACTGTAACTCATCCAGCGTGTACCCCGGTGAAACTTGGAGTGTGTGGAATTGTCGGTGGCGATGAACTGGTTGTCGCCGGACATGTATTGAAGGTTGGTGAAATCCTTGGAAACAGCTCCAGGACCGGCATTGAAACAGGCTTTTTCGATCATGTCGGCGTATTTGGCATTGCCGGTTGCCATGAGGAAGTAGCCGAGAGTCCACGTGAAGTCGGAACTGACGCAGGTTTCATGGGGTTGGGAAGGATCGCGGGTGGATAGATATTCCGTGCTGGACGGGACTCCGCTGGGGCCCATGTGATCGCGTTCCAGAACGCGTATGGCGTTTTCGGCAGCCTGGAGATAGGAGGGGTCACCGGTATAAATATAGAGGATGGCGGGGAGTTTCAGTTCCTCGCTGAAGGTAACGCCATGCATGACGATTTTGTTGTTTCCAGCTGTGGCGGTCATGGTAAGGCGTTCTTCGGTAGCCGGTTGGGTGTTGAAGATCTTGTAGGCATCGACGGCTTTGTCCTTCAGTGCGGTATCGCCAGTCCATTCATAAGTTTTCAACAGTCCTTCTATGTTGGTTGCGTTGCGGAATCCCAGACCGATATCCTTGGCCGTCGTCAGGGAGAAATGCTTATGGAACGCATCGACGATTTGCTTGTCGCCCGTTGCCATGTAGTAGGGGATGACGGCCTTGAAGAAGACGCCATTGGGCCAGAGGGATTCGTTTTTCCTGAGGCTTGTACCGATCAGTCCCCTGGAGTTAGGATGTGTCACCACCCACTGGATGTTACGTTTGAACGTGTCGATTTTGGCCTGGTCATTCAACAAAAGCCCCAGTCTCACCATTCCGTCCAGATAGTAGGCAGTTTGCTCGTAGGGCCACCAGCTGTTGCTTTTATTGTTAATTTCACCTTCCCAGAGTTGAGTGTTAAACGGGAATCCATGTTCTTTCGGATGGCTGGTTAGGCCTTTTTGCTGGCGGACGAGATATTCTTTCAGCCATCCTTCGGGCTTGATGCATGTAGGGGAAATCTCCCGGAAGCGGTCATAGCGTGGAATGGATGGGGAAACTCCTGGCGATTGTGTTCCGGAAGCCGATATCCCCAAGAAAGAGAGGAGGCACGCGATTCGACAGGAATAGCGGGATAAGAAGTGAGCAATCAAAGACATGGTAAAATTACGAAAGTGCCGCGGGCATCCTTTCATGTATCATCTTGTTTTTTGGACAAGATGTACAAAATATAAAAAAATTCAGTTGGATGATTTTTTTGCCTTCGAGACGACGTATTCTGAATGATGAAAGCTCTTTTAATTGGAATTTGTTTTTTGACTGGTTCGTACTCTGTAATGACAGCATCCGGTTATGAGGAACGTGCGTATTTGGAACGTTCGGTTGATGCCTCCGGTCTCAGGGAAATATTGAAAACGGATCGTTCCTGGGTACCCTATCCCGCCTACGCTGACCGCAGCGGCTGGGAAAAATTAATGGGTGACAGCCGCGAGGAATTAATCCGGCGTGGGGAGAAAATGCTTGATTATCCGTGGCAGGTGATCAAAGCGACGGACTACCTCGAGTTTGAACGCAGCGGCAACCGCGAGGTGATGCAGCGTCCTCATGCGGCCAATTGCAACGCCTTGAAGGATCTTGTACTGGCGGAACTGGCCGAAGGCAAGGGACGATTCATGAACCAGATCGCCAACGGAGTTTTTTATTTTAGCGAAATGACAGCGTGGTCTCTCTCCGCCCACCTGACGGCACAGAAGAATCACCGTCCCCTGCCGGATGACCAGGAGCAGATCATTGACCTGACATCGGGGGAAATCTCCTCCATTCTCTCCTGGACTCACTATTTCTTGAAGGATGAGTTGGATAAAATCCATCCCCTCCTGGCGTCCAGATTGAAACGTGAACTCTACAAACGGACGATTGAACCCTATTTAACCCGTTCTTACCATTGGAGCGCCCTGAACCGCCCCAAAGGTTGTTTTGTCAATAACTGGAATCCATGGTGCAATACCAACGTGCTTCAGACGATGCTATTGATGAGCGATGATCCTGCCGAAATGTGCGAAGGAGTACGCCGGACAATGTTGTCGGTGGATTGCTTTATGAATTATGTCAAAGGCGATGGAGCTTGTGAAGAAGGTCCGTCCTACTGGACCCATGCAGCCGGGAAATTGTATGATTATCTGACACTTATTTCCATGGCAACCCAGGGCAAGGTCAAATTGTTCGATAAGCCCCTGGTACGTCGCATGGGGGAATACCTTGCCGATTCCTATGTCGGTGACGGCTGGGTTGTCAATTTTGCCGATGCTTCGGCAAAGGGAGGCGGAGACCCCGACTTGGTGTACAGATACGGAAAGGCAGTGAATAGTCCGGTGATGACGGGGTACGCGGCATCCCTCATGGGGAAAGCCGGCAAGAAAGCCGGAGCTCCACGGGGTATGGACATGTTCCGGACGCTGGAGTGGTTTGCTTCTCACAAAGAGTTGATGGCAGAGGAGCCGTCTATAGTCCGCAACGATGTGTCCTGGTACCCGGAGACGGAATTCTGCTACCTCTATGACAAGGGGAATGGATTCTTCGTTGCAACGAAAGGAGGCAACAATGGAGAAAGCCACAACCACAATGATGTAGGCACCTTCTCCCTCTATGTGCGGAACATGCCCGTCATCATTGATGTCGGCGTAGGTACTTATACGCGCCAGACCTTCAGCAACGAGCGTTATTCCATCTGGACGATGCAGAGCGATTACCACAACCTGCCGGCAATCAATGGAGTTTCCCAGAATCCGGGGGGAAAATACCGCGCCTCCAAGACTGCATGTGATGTCGGTCGTAAGACTTTTTCGACAGATATTGCCGGGGCTTATCCTGCCGAAGCGAAGGTAAAGAACTGGATTCGTACATGTACCCTAGGTAAAGACGGGTTGGATGTGACGGATACCTTTTCTCTGGAAGAAACCGTGACGGCTCCCAGTCTTCATTACATGACTTGGGCGGAGCCCGATCTGTCGATACCGGGAAAAGTGGTTTTGGACAAGGAAGGCCGCAAGGTGACCATGACTTACGATCCTTCGCAGCTGGAGGCTTCCGTCGAGAAGGTTTCGTTGACGGACAAGGCATTGACCCGCGTCTGGGGCGATGCCGTATACCGCCTTGTCCTGAAAGGCCGTCAAGCGGACAAGGACGGTTCCTACACCGTAAAATTCCGGTAAATATCCGTCCACAACGACCAATCACAATGCCAGTCCCGATGATAACCGTGGGGCTGGCATTCTTTTTTTCAAAAATGGGACGAATTTGATTTATTTTCTGACAATCTATCCTATCTTAAGAAGGAAAGGAAAAGGTGCTCGAATGATCGCCTTATTTTTTATTCCATTCCCAGGCAGAAGACATGCTCAAGCTTTTTAGTGATATGCCATCCAGTTCGGAAAGCAGTTCTGCAAGTTCCTCGGTACTGAGTAGCAGTTCTTTGTCACAATCAAGCTCGGGAAGTGGTTCCAGCTCCTCATCCAGTAGTTCTTCTTCATCCAGCAGTTCCACATCGGCTTCGTCTTCAAGCGGCCCTATTGAGGAAGGTTGTCCTTGCCCCTGTTCTTGCGACTGCGATGAAGAACCCGACCCCGACGACTGCAACAAAAATGGAGGTGGTAATTCCGCCGGTAACTTCCCCATCGGATCCAATCCGGACGATCCCGATGATTGCGAAGGGGAATTGGGCGTCGGTGGTGAAGGCAACAACTCCGGAGGCGATAGGAATGCTTTCGCAACCTTTAGCTTCCGGGCCGTACCGGAAAGTACCATCGGTGTCCGTTACAAGCACCCTCTGGAATGGACATCAGTCTGGAATGCCTCGGAGCGGAACGTGACCGTCATGCGGCCCACCGGCAGCGCCATCAGCTTTCATGCAGGCACCGGCAGCGCGGAAGCCGTTCCCGTCGGTGCCTCCCGTAAGCTCAACTACCGCGTCCGGCTGGTCTCGGAGGACGGACAGCCGTGTCCCTCGGGTTCCCCCGCTTTCCTGGACATGGTGCAAAGTAACGGACGCATCCTGCGCTTTTCCGCTTCAACCGGGCGGGTTTCCTCCCTCATCTCTCCGTCCGGTGTCGAAACCACTGCGGAACAATACGCTGCCCAGCTGCAAGTAACGCGGAATCCGGAGACGGGCGCTGTCGAAAGTGTCTGGTCGAAGTCTCAGGGCCTCCTGCAAACCATTCCTGCGGGTAACAAACTCACCCTCGCGTGGTTTGCTCCCGGGCAAGTCCGACGGAATTCTCTCGGCCTCCTCTCCGGCATGGGACTTCCATGGAAAACCGTTACCTACGAAACGACGGAAAAGGACGGTGTCCCCGTCATGCTCATCGACGAACAAAGGGAAGGCATGCCCGCTTTCCACTCGGAACGCTACGTCAAAGGCAATAACGTCACCATCATTACCGGAGAAGGCGCCGAACGCATCGTGCGCACCATCGAACGCGGATTCCTGCCCGGTGACAAATGGGAAACGATCGAGACCTACCGCCGCATGGATGCCGACGGCAACATCTCGGACGATCCCCCCGCCTCCTGCGTCCGCACCGTCAAGAAAAACACGGAGGGCGGATGGCTCACCCTGAGCAGAACGGTCGGGTATGGCACGCCCGAAGCCCAGACCACCCTCTACACCTACAACGAACAATTCCGCCGCACCCTCGTCATCGAACCCAATGGCAGCTACACGCGATACGAATACGACGAACGCGGGAGAACCACCCTGGAAGCAAGGCCGTGGGCCGGAGGGGGAGAACAGGCGATGCGTACAACCTACGCCGACCTCCGCTTCAACGACTTCCGTCCCGCCTTGGAAACGGATCTCATCATCGATGAAGACGGCGAAGAAACCGTCCTGGCTCGCCGCGTTTATACCTACGAAGACTCGGACGAAGTGAACCGTACGACCGTGACGGAAACCGCCCTCGGCTCCGTCAATGTCCATACGTCCGTCTCGGAAACCAACGGCCCGGCAGCCGTCTATCCGTATGCCCGCGGACGCGAACGCTTCATCCAGGGGGTTGACGGTCGCCAGACGCTGATTGAATACGCCCCGGCAGATTCCCATGGAGCCATCCATATGGTGACAAGAACCAGTATGGTCAACGGAGACATCGTCTCCGGACAAAGTTCCCGTGAAGTGGAATATATCGCCGACAACGGAACCGTCACGCGGAACGAACGCTACGTCCACACCGGGGAAGGGTGGTCGCTGGTAGCGGCGGAAGATTACGAATATAATGTCGAGCTCAAGCGTACCCGGGTTACCCGTGCCAACGGACGGGTGAGCACGACGGAATGGATGTGCTGCGGTCCTCTGCGGGAAACCGACGAGGACGGCATTACGGTTTCCTACGGCTATGACACGGCCAAACAACTCGTTGAAAGTATACGCTCGGCGACCGAAACTATGCCGGAAACCATCGTCTCCTATGTGCGTGATGCCGAAGACCGCGTGCTCGAAATGCGCCGGGACGTCGGCCCGATGACGACCGTCGAATCCTCATTCTACGACTCCATCGGACGGGTCACCAGTACCACGGATGTTTTGGGCCGCACCACATAT
This is a stretch of genomic DNA from Akkermansia sp. N21116. It encodes these proteins:
- a CDS encoding family 20 glycosylhydrolase, producing MNTITSFLLSTGLCCLAAWTGIAADTSPEYPANGANYRLYPDAAPPLVPKPQELTWRGKAIPLSAVRIDLPPATGTDDKSRQKLIEGELTSFLRKHNVTVTPEASFRITFVREKTWSDKLREHMRSPEIAEEAYHVQATEQGISIRATHVRGFFYGMKTLEQLIIRRNGKTTLALCSISDWPDFPIRGFTNDVGRNFMPVPMIKRVIDSMADMKLNVYHFHFTENEGWRLESKLFPQLNDPKNFTRRPGEFYSQDDFRDLVNYCRQRNITLVPEMDMPGHSRCFRKAMGIESMNDPRATETLGKLIEEMYNLVPKGHLPYIHIGTDEAREKETHVDDNTLKQYFQFVEKLGATPIRWQPGLSPKGYNGAVQQLWSGRQARGAWPTKGASYIDSLETYLNHIDPFEAAMTLYFRRPCPFQEANGLGMFLCSWPDLPIEDPLTQESVSPIYSGIAFVSEPLWNNPHQPVQGNPNSDEYMKYFSNLPVQGDPLLQGFSEYENRILAIRDRFFTKRYFPYVRQANIPWKLIGPFPNEGKTATVFPPEQIIKTGKAASSYSFQGKTYSWDPETYSGGTLIFKHYCDFPTLFNGGKMGAFPHKNSTWYALTYIYSPKTQSVPFWISGQTWASSDWRNGPVSVPGKWFHCDPQFWVNGQEIAPPKWQKPGNNGAVKDENYYIRKPVDIRLNKGWNTVLVKSPVNNSARRWMFTFVPIQWSDKTGIIKVREFPGLKFSVNPSAPTRS
- a CDS encoding MBL fold metallo-hydrolase, with amino-acid sequence MKIVCLIENTSTRDGLQCEFGLSFYVETESRKVLFDMGLGTGALENARRLGIDLSSVDVAILSHGHYDHGGGLRAFLEVNDNAPVYVQEEAFGDHYSRTQQGYAYIGLDKNLEADSRVIKLRGDYMLDGELRLFTDGRGRKEWIPETNATLLVRREEGGYVRDNFPHEQNLLISSGGSHVLLTGCSHGGIVNIMEQCERVTGIIPKTVIGGFHLYNPRTGKSADISLLRDLSVQLSRWPSTYYTCHCTGQEAYESLCSLMPNRIRYISTGDELVL
- a CDS encoding heparinase II/III family protein; protein product: MTASGYEERAYLERSVDASGLREILKTDRSWVPYPAYADRSGWEKLMGDSREELIRRGEKMLDYPWQVIKATDYLEFERSGNREVMQRPHAANCNALKDLVLAELAEGKGRFMNQIANGVFYFSEMTAWSLSAHLTAQKNHRPLPDDQEQIIDLTSGEISSILSWTHYFLKDELDKIHPLLASRLKRELYKRTIEPYLTRSYHWSALNRPKGCFVNNWNPWCNTNVLQTMLLMSDDPAEMCEGVRRTMLSVDCFMNYVKGDGACEEGPSYWTHAAGKLYDYLTLISMATQGKVKLFDKPLVRRMGEYLADSYVGDGWVVNFADASAKGGGDPDLVYRYGKAVNSPVMTGYAASLMGKAGKKAGAPRGMDMFRTLEWFASHKELMAEEPSIVRNDVSWYPETEFCYLYDKGNGFFVATKGGNNGESHNHNDVGTFSLYVRNMPVIIDVGVGTYTRQTFSNERYSIWTMQSDYHNLPAINGVSQNPGGKYRASKTACDVGRKTFSTDIAGAYPAEAKVKNWIRTCTLGKDGLDVTDTFSLEETVTAPSLHYMTWAEPDLSIPGKVVLDKEGRKVTMTYDPSQLEASVEKVSLTDKALTRVWGDAVYRLVLKGRQADKDGSYTVKFR
- a CDS encoding beta-L-arabinofuranosidase domain-containing protein — its product is MSLIAHFLSRYSCRIACLLSFLGISASGTQSPGVSPSIPRYDRFREISPTCIKPEGWLKEYLVRQQKGLTSHPKEHGFPFNTQLWEGEINNKSNSWWPYEQTAYYLDGMVRLGLLLNDQAKIDTFKRNIQWVVTHPNSRGLIGTSLRKNESLWPNGVFFKAVIPYYMATGDKQIVDAFHKHFSLTTAKDIGLGFRNATNIEGLLKTYEWTGDTALKDKAVDAYKIFNTQPATEERLTMTATAGNNKIVMHGVTFSEELKLPAILYIYTGDPSYLQAAENAIRVLERDHMGPSGVPSSTEYLSTRDPSQPHETCVSSDFTWTLGYFLMATGNAKYADMIEKACFNAGPGAVSKDFTNLQYMSGDNQFIATDNSTHSKFHRGTRWMSYSPHHEPACCPGNVHRLMPNFASRMWMTDSDGILTAVLYGPSTISGPLGQSGRTVTVHEKTDYPFSDTVEFKFETDEQTTVPFRFRIPAWCASPEIAVNGQTVTGDFRSGSFAQLNRTFKNGDVVTLRFPMPLHLNRYQNSLSLERGPLLYSYAIPEQVDINSRETGNSQFPTLSLKAAAPWNYALALDESNFRERVRVLPKKNDAYPFDGGDGAPALQVPVQRIPGWKLEGNRFTPLIPIAYTTDGKEETITLTPYGATRLRLTHFPECVNRTLLPVSDWQLSPAYPYDIRKPIQDQIYSPETGETTSWKDIAPEPSGLVNMDRLLGGNGKLAYARASIKSDSEGSAYLAVNAKDACEIWFNGRKIHTIQQPNDVEYQGADLIPVTLKKGNNTVLLKAGRFGRVGQYPDGWGIKLQCVR